The region CAGATGGCTCCCATCACCAGAGAAGCCCGAACGGTTTTACATGGGAATCAACACACAAGGGAGACACTCCCACTTAGGGGTAGGTATCCGGTTGCTATTTACACCCCCTTTGTGAAGGTGGTGTGACGTCTGGAGGTACACACATATCAAGTGTCACAGAGAAGCAGCACATCCTCAAGTGTCAAAAAAATGTCGTTTTATCCCGAGAACCGAAAACACCATTCTTTCCCCTCCCACTTCGAGATCCCCATAACAACTATGCGCCAGCTGAAAATTAAGTCACCATAATAAATGCCCTCATACGTAAATCCCAGCACACAGGCCGGAATATGGATCCATCCgtccatcccatctcatccctcATCAATCCCATTTCAACTCCACACCTGGACGCCTCATGCTTTGTTCGTGAAAAGCCGTTTCCCAAAACCATGCCCATGCCTTATGACCGACCAACCGCTCATGCTCGCCACATAACGttcatctttttttctcaaAAGAAACAATAAAAAAGGCTGGAAAATATGCTGAACCAGAGCAAAACGCCTTGACCGTCTCCAAAAACTCAGGAAGTTGCCGCACCAGCTGCACGACTAGCATCATCCTTGCTCGAAAGGCTGACCATGACACGCTGGTTGCAGATATCAATGAACTGCTCAAACTTCTCGATGATCTTGTCCTTTTCCCGCAACTTGTTCTTTAATTCTTCGATCTCCTTCCTGTTTTCTTCAGCCATCTTCTCGTAATCTTCTTTCGTCTTGGCCAATTCGCGGCGGAGATCGGCCCTGATTCTTTCCTCTGCCGACGGATGAGGTTTGCTGTAGATGGTCGGCCTGTTCTCGGCTAATCCGGTTGCGACCTTTTCAGGATGTCGGTTGATGGCGGCCCTGGCATTGTATATAtcgcgaggaagaagagggacaTGGGGGTTGTGCTGCTGAAGGATCTCCAGCGTTTGCGTGACACCTACCCCTGAGGGTCGAGTCAGTGGACGAACAGGTAAACCCAAGGGAGATGATACATACCGCTCTCTTTCAGATTTTTGATATCTTCAACCATCTTGCTATCCAGCTTCCTAGCTGCCGGGTGCAGCAGTGGGCTCTCACTCGGACCATGGTTATGCTGCAGGTGAGCGGGATCTGGGCGGTAACGCACCGTCCACTGGGTTCTCTGCTCGATGGCAAAGAATCCGAACTGGCAATCACATTTCCGGGATGTGGTCTTGCGCTTTCGAAGTTCGGGACTCACGCGTTTTGGGGGTTTGCCGGCACGATCACAGACAAAAAGAACCTTTTTGAGGCCGGGAACCGTCTTCTTGGAACGTCCGATCACAATGGCATAGCCAACAGACGTGCAGTAGGTCAAAACATGCTTGTGGACAGCCTCCAACGTCGGGAAACTACCACCCTCGGGAGGGGCAGACATCATTGGCCCCATTGGTTGACGCGGCACGAACGGGGTGCCCTCGATCAGCTTGGGCTCCATTGACGtgtcaccctctccttcttcctggcTTCCCATCTCCATTTCTTCATCCTGATTTCCTTGTACCGGCTCGGTAGACTCGGGCTGCGGAGgcgttggttgttgttggacagGCTGAACCTGCTGGACTTTTTGCACCTGTGGCACCTGCACCTGGGCAATCTGCGGCAGGGAGGTGGGAAGGGCCGGGTGGGGCGGAGGCTGGGGAGTAGACTGCTGAGAGTGCGATATGATCGGGTTGCCGTTTTGCTGGGTGGACTGCACCGACTGCACACTCTGCACCGGCTGGGCCAGAGACTGGTGGCTGAGAGACTGGGTCATGGATTGTGCCATTGGAGGCTGGCTCAGGGGAGGTTGGCTCaagggctgctgctgctgctgttgctgctgctgctgctgctgctgaatcTGTTGACTGATAGACTGGGGAGTAAGAGACTGTGAGCCCAACGATGGTTGACCGAGAGTCTGCTGGCTCAAGGGTTGCTGGGacaggctgggctggctcAGAGATTGATGGCTCAGCGACTGCTGGCTGAGCTGCTGTGGGTTCATGGGCTGGTTGTTTATGCTCTGGGAAGTCATCGGCTGCTGGGCCATGGGCTGGTGATTCATGGCCTGCTGTAGGTAGCTCGGGGCGGGTTGCATCTGTCTCGAAGGAGGGCCTCGCTGGCGCGGTCCGGGCAGCGTGGGCGGCACCTGCGAGGGCTGTCGTGCGGCATTTTGGACCGTTTGTTGACTGTTGACGGCGGGAGGAGTGTATGGGTAAACGGAGTACTGGCTCGACGGCGCCGGCTGAGGCTGGTAAGCTTGAGACTGATACGGGGACGCGTGCTGCGGGagcgatggcgatggcttgTTGGGTGGGTTGTGTGGATGTGGTGGCGGAAAGGCTCGCCTGATGTTACCGACGTTGTAGGATAGCCCGGGGTGACTATTTGTAGTGGACATGTTATCTAGAAGGAAGCCAGAAGCTCGaacaaggaaaaaaaggtgAACTTTGGTATGCTGGGTCTCGACCCTCTCTGGCGTCCCGTCACCAAATCGTGGGCGGGCGTGTACCGAGTAGGGAGGTGTGGGCAACTGGAGATGGatggagaaagagagagtaCGGGGGAGGGTGTAAAAACCTCGCGACCGGGTGGTAGCAGAACCCGCAGAACCCATCCCTCTGGGGCACTGTCTGGGTTCTGCCCTGGCACTGTGGGAGCAACCTGTTTGTCTGGCACTGCCTGGCCAATCAAGGCCTCCAAAAGCCAGGCAGTGTCCCACAATAGGCAGGGATGTCCAAAAAAAGGCAGCTCTACCAACAGGTGTCATGTAAGACCGCTGCACCCAATCCCAGAGCTAGAAACCGCGGGGCAGCGCAATACATGCACACCAGACAGTTGAATTTTGCGCTTGTACGTCTTTGAGTCATGAGAAATCGAGGTGATACAAGCCATGATCAGGTACGGGAAGCTACAAAAAAAAGTTCGGTCTTTCTAAAGCCTCTTTGAAAGTCGGTTCGGCCCCGAGATACTAGGTTCGAACGTCTGGCGCGCGCGGGTGGGGGAgtgccggtggtggggttTCGAAAAGACACACCCCAGGGTAGGTGTGGTACACCACGCAGATCTGCTTTCTTCTCACCACTCAAGTCGGACGACAAGCTCAAATGGTACTACCTTCCATCTGCTGGTAGAGTCCGAAGATCAGTTGGGTTTCTAGAGAGGCAATTCTTTCATGAATTTCTTCAACATGGAATGAGATGGTCACTTTCAACCCGAACCATCCCCTACTTTGGCTTTGGCCCAATTGTCATCTGGGGCAAGCCCCAAGCCCGGTGCCACCAAGAGAACGACTTGCCTCGTAATTGATAAAGAGACATGTACCTGTCAACTTTATTTGCTCTTCGGACAGCTGTCGAGGTCCAGACCATCATCCTTAATCCCCTGCCTTGATCatctttccttcttcccagccTACAAGCAATCATCTCATCCACAAACTCGGATTACAAACTCATATCCCGATATCGGTATATATATTTGACAACGTGGCACGGCTCTGTTAGTACCCTCGTTGCAGCTAGTGGTTTCAACCTTGCACTATAGGTAAGCGAAGACAATCGGGGATGGCCATGGTCCATGTCGGACCTGGTGAGAGCTTCATTTGGTTCTGATGGCCGAATGGGAATCCCCAGCAGGTATACACAAATTATTGTCCTCGATACAATGATATCAGTTACATGATCCTTGAATTTGCCACTTTTGCACACTGCCTTTCGTACTCTTCGCTATGCTAAAACTGCTCACGCCTCTCACCCTGCTGTGCTTGCTCTGCTGCCAGAACACTCGTCCACGCTGTCCCTCACTGCTGATCCGAAAATgcatccccttcttccgTCGCAGACGCGGCAGCTGCTGTCCGTCTCCCGTTTCTGCTGGGATTTTGACATAATCATGCTTTTGTTGGTCGTTAGTTTTGCCGAAAGCGACTTCCTCACTCTGATTTTCAccttccagctcttcctcaCATGTATTCAGCCCACCCTACGACCAAAAATGTTCTCCCCCTACCACATCCACCCCTATTTCCCCTTCTACCCCATAATCCTCCCTagcaccactaccaccaccaaaccaactcCCGAAATCcaacttcatcaacaacctatccaaccccccaactcTCCGGGGTACATattcccccttctccctcataaccatctccatctcctcccctccctccccaagaACCACATCCTCATGATCATGCCTCCCCTCGAGCCGCCTCAgctccccaaccaacccctcgaTTCCCTTTTTGACCTTCAtttccacctccctcaacacctcctgaacatctctctcctccttggccaaATCAACAAAcgcatcaacaacacccacatCGGCTTCCAAATCGGCGGCTTGCCACACCTGATGAAGACGGTTGACGCAAGCGACAAGCTGGTCGATCTGGACAAGCAATTCATAAAGGGCATCGGTGAATGTAGGCCGCGAGAGCAACAGCAGCGAGACAAGCGTGCGGAGGTAGAGTCTATGGGCATGCGACAGTGTCTCTGGGTCGTGAAGACCCAAAAAGGAAGAAGCATtcggtggtggggaagacGTATTTGACTCATTAAGCCagatgtcgtcgtcgttggaTTCTTGTTcttcgttgttgttgtttttgttgttgttgttgttggtggtggtggtggtgttactggtaggtggtgctggtggctgGGCAGGTTTGTTCAGATCGGTTTGTGACTGAGGATGGTAGTCGTCTTCGCCTGTGGTCAACCACCTGTGGAAGCCATCTGACAAGCCAGCAACGACTTCTGTCTGTAGATAAGCTTCTGTTTCCCCAAGGAAGAAGATAGCGGCGCTAGCAGTAGCCCAGGCACTGCGAAGCATATCTGACCTTGCCGTTTGCCGCTGTCTTAGAAGCAATACCGTTTCTCTTCCGCCTCGTGTGCTTCCCCTTGGCGGCCCTGGCGGTGCAGGATGATGCCTCCTCAACGAGGTAATCTTCCACAGATCTGTCAACCGTATGTGCGCTCGTCTCAGTGACAGCAAGTACGAGTTGATCGCAGTATATGTCTGCAGATCTGCCTGTGTCAGAAACAAATCCAATGGCGATGGTATTTTAAGTGTCAACACTACCGGCACCGAGAATAGCAGGTTCCGAAACGGAGTGTCAGCAATATTCACCAACCCGCTCTCCACCGCTGCCGGCCCTGAAGCGCTCGGCGCCCGTCTCTTCGCAATCGTCAGCCGCAACAAGTCCCTCGCCAGTTCCAccccttcatcctcctcatccccagcaTCATCATATTCTCCCCTCATGTTCCCCATCGCCGCCCAAGTCCGGCTTAGCACAGCAGCCACTTCCCCTTCTTTGACGGTCACATTTCCCAACTTatccctcttctcccaacTCATATTCTCCGCCCTCTTCCACCGACTTCTAATCTTCTCATCCGCCTGCTGCGTCAACGCCATTGCAAACTCCCCCTTTCTCAACAGAAAGAAatctctcaacaaccccaacgtcTCGACAACTTTACTCAACGGCAGCAGCTTCTGCAGAGTTGTCCTAGAAAGGTATCTCCTGATATCCGAGATCGCCCTCCCGAAACTCGCCGCATCCAACGGATGCTGCAGCTTGGACAACCTCTCCAACTGCGTCGACAAATGCCCCTTGCCTCTCAGAGAATAATCCCCCACGGCCTTGGCGCGAATCTGGTTCAAACTCCTCCCGATAAAGAGCATGctcgccgccgcagcagaCGTGACAAATCCCGGCAGTAAgtactcctccaccacccactcctcctcccatttcatctcttcctcttcttgcgcCGTCACTCCCGTCTCCCCAGTCCCCatcccagcaacagcaccccTGTCCACCCTCCTGATAAAAAAGTCCCCATCACTCTTTTGCGGCAACTGTCCATACACTACCCAagcccccacctccctcaaccacGTCCCCTCTGCCACGCTAAGCAACTCCCTTGCCAACACTTCCACATCCTCATAACCAGTCTGCAATTCTTTCCTCAGTAcatccatcaacctcggTCCAGTACACCGCTCcccttgttgctgctgctgctgcttccccatccccgtgACCATAAACCccgtcacctcccccaaaaactccatcctcctcctccacgtcCCCTCgatcaaccccaccacctgcGTCAACGGGACAATGTTGTACCCTCCGACCATCTTGCTGTCTTTGGTGAGAATGTCACTTTCGATTTGGAGGAGAAATTGCTGAAATGAATGGAGGTGCTGTGAGAGAATCGACGAGGCGACAGATCGGCAGATGACAgatgggtggttggttgataTCAAATTTGACTGACTTGCTATTGTTGTGTGGAGGGTCGACAAGGTGGCTAGGGGTTGGAGCAGTGCGGCCTCGCTTGGcgtgagggagagggtgggtgaAAGGTCATTTGGGGAAAGGGTAGCGGCTGCGCGGAGGAGCGGGGAGGGGTGCCCAGAGAGGGAGAGCAGAATTTCGTGGAGCATTTTGGCTGGTGTGACGGCTTTTTGTcatgaaggtggtggtgaggttgggatGTTGGTGAGCTGAGGGAAGTGTCAGTCTAACATACGAATGAAGGGCGGTGAAACATGCAAGACATACATTTCAGTCATAACCGGACTTCTTTCATCGAGTTTGGTATTCTCGTCTGAACTCTTCCTCAGGGCTTGgataaataatataattgTTCCCAAAATTTCGAACCGGCAGCACATGGAGCGGCCTGGTCGTGTTGCAGTGCCAACTTGCAGCAAATGAAAGTGAAAGTGGGAGGATTCGTAATTTGAGCAAACAAACGAAATTGGTAACTAAAAAGTCGAGTTTTGTTCGAGGTTCGTACCAGGCAATCAACAAAAGAGTGATGCAACTCAAAGGCGGCTCTGACTTGGTAACGGTGGACGGATTCGGCTCCAACGGTCACTTGTTACAAGCCAGGGACTCGGTGAAGTCAACCGGTCGATGCTAAATAGGTAGTCAGAGTCGTAAACCGGTCTTCAAAACTTGCCCCATTGTCTGTGAAAGGGCGGCAGGTGTGACTGACGGGGCCCCCTATATCAGCCAGGTCAGCTGTTTGCTCCTGCTGTTGAGTGTGCGAAGGCACCTTATCTGAAGCAATGCAATGCCATCAGTGGTGGAACCACTCGACAGTTCACAACGCGTCTTGATGAAAAGGCAGGGGGTTGACATCACGTGATGCATTCATACCCCTTTGTAAGTCCTGCGATCTTCTCTCACTTCATCATCACACACATTTCTCATCCGAACATCCCGTTCATATTACGTTAAATTATGATATCAAAACACGACATTCCAAAAAAACTCGTCATGGTAGAAAAGAATACAGCTCATACCTCGTCTGCCTCGCCAGCATTCTACTTATAGATAGctccgttgccgttgccatTCGCTGGTTGCTTCCCCTCCGCAACTGTCATTCCGCTCAGCGACTGTGTGTCAACCGACGACTTTCCTCCGTCATTATCAATAACAGCTGCACCGCCATCGCCCCCGCCCACAACGATAGACTCGCCCTTCGATGTCTTGCCCACAACCATACCCTTGGCCACGCTCTTGATCAGGGCCCTGCGCGAGACGCCCGTTACATCAATGTAGACCAGTCCGACATTCTTGACGCCACCACCAATCGACCTGCTCACCTCTCCTGCCTCGGGTCCCCACTTGTGCTGAACGACAGTTGTGGCGGCATCTGACGTCGACGCAAGCAAGTGACGTCCGGCCTGCTCTACACCGTCCATTACAGTGGAAAAAGCCATCATGCTCTTGTTCAGGATGCCTGGCTTATATGTGTCAAGCGGTTTGCCGTCCGGGCCATACCCCTTGTGACCAGTGGTCGCCTTCTTGCCATGTCCACCGAGCGTCGCTCCGAGGTTCTGTGCAACTTTGCCAATCTGGCCTACCGTTTTGGCCGACAGAGTGGCCGCACCGCCAGTAAAGGTGCCGATGCGGCGGATGTGCTCCTTGGTGGTCGGCTTGAAGGT is a window of Podospora pseudopauciseta strain CBS 411.78 chromosome 1, whole genome shotgun sequence DNA encoding:
- the RBF1 gene encoding Transcription factor rbf1 (RPG-box-binding factor) (Repressor-activator protein 1) (EggNog:ENOG503P0DU; COG:S) — encoded protein: MSTTNSHPGLSYNVGNIRRAFPPPHPHNPPNKPSPSLPQHASPYQSQAYQPQPAPSSQYSVYPYTPPAVNSQQTVQNAARQPSQVPPTLPGPRQRGPPSRQMQPAPSYLQQAMNHQPMAQQPMTSQSINNQPMNPQQLSQQSLSHQSLSQPSLSQQPLSQQTLGQPSLGSQSLTPQSISQQQQQQQQQQQPLSQPPLSQPPMAQSMTQSLSHQSLAQPVQSVQSVQSTQQNGNPIISHSQQSTPQPPPHPALPTSLPQIAQVQVPQVQKVQQVQPVQQQPTPPQPESTEPVQGNQDEEMEMGSQEEGEGDTSMEPKLIEGTPFVPRQPMGPMMSAPPEGGSFPTLEAVHKHVLTYCTSVGYAIVIGRSKKTVPGLKKVLFVCDRAGKPPKRVSPELRKRKTTSRKCDCQFGFFAIEQRTQWTVRYRPDPAHLQHNHGPSESPLLHPAARKLDSKMVEDIKNLKESGVGVTQTLEILQQHNPHVPLLPRDIYNARAAINRHPEKVATGLAENRPTIYSKPHPSAEERIRADLRRELAKTKEDYEKMAEENRKEIEELKNKLREKDKIIEKFEQFIDICNQRVMVSLSSKDDASRAAGAATS
- a CDS encoding hypothetical protein (COG:Z; EggNog:ENOG503NX1H) — encoded protein: MLHEILLSLSGHPSPLLRAAATLSPNDLSPTLSLTPSEAALLQPLATLSTLHTTIASQSNLISTNHPSVICRSVASSILSQHLHSFQQFLLQIESDILTKDSKMVGGYNIVPLTQVVGLIEGTWRRRMEFLGEVTGFMVTGMGKQQQQQQGERCTGPRLMDVLRKELQTGYEDVEVLARELLSVAEGTWLREVGAWVVYGQLPQKSDGDFFIRRVDRGAVAGMGTGETGVTAQEEEEMKWEEEWVVEEYLLPGFVTSAAAASMLFIGRSLNQIRAKAVGDYSLRGKGHLSTQLERLSKLQHPLDAASFGRAISDIRRYLSRTTLQKLLPLSKVVETLGLLRDFFLLRKGEFAMALTQQADEKIRSRWKRAENMSWEKRDKLGNVTVKEGEVAAVLSRTWAAMGNMRGEYDDAGDEEDEGVELARDLLRLTIAKRRAPSASGPAAVESGLVNIADTPFRNLLFSVPVVLTLKIPSPLDLFLTQADLQTYTAINSYLLSLRRAHIRLTDLWKITSLRRHHPAPPGPPRGSTRGGRETVLLLRQRQTARSDMLRSAWATASAAIFFLGETEAYLQTEVVAGLSDGFHRWLTTGEDDYHPQSQTDLNKPAQPPAPPTSNTTTTTNNNNNKNNNNEEQESNDDDIWLNESNTSSPPPNASSFLGLHDPETLSHAHRLYLRTLVSLLLLSRPTFTDALYELLVQIDQLVACVNRLHQVWQAADLEADVGVVDAFVDLAKEERDVQEEMEMVMREKGEYVPRRVGGLDRLLMKLDFGSWFGGGSGAREDYGVEGEIGVDVVGGEHFWS